One Paroedura picta isolate Pp20150507F chromosome 16, Ppicta_v3.0, whole genome shotgun sequence genomic region harbors:
- the STX1B gene encoding syntaxin-1B codes for MKDRTQELRTAKDSDDEEEVVQVDRDHFMDEFFEQVEEIRGCIEKLSEDVELVKKQHSAILAAPNPDEKTKQELEDLTADIKKTANKVRSKLKAIEQSIEQEEVQNRSSADLRIRKTQHSTLSRKFVEVMTEYNTTQSKYRDRCKDRIQRQLEITGRTTTNEELEDMLESGKLAIFTDDIKMDSQMTKQALNEIETRHNEIIKLETSIRELHDMFVDMAMLVESQGEMIDRIEYNVEHSVDYVERAVSDTKKAVKYQSKARRKKIMIIICCVVLGIVLASSIGGTLGL; via the exons GCGAAAGACAGTGACGATGAAGAAGAGGTGGTACAGGTGGACCGAGACCATTTCATGGACGAATTCTTCGaacag GTGGAGGAGATCCGCGGCTGCATAGAGAAGCTCTCAGAGGATGTGGAGTTGGTGAAGAAGCAGCACAGCGCCATCTTGGCCGCCCCCAACCCCGATGAGA AGACTAAGCAGGAACTAGAGGACCTCACGGCTGATATCAAGAAGACCGCCAACAAGGTGCGCTCCAAGTTGAAAG CGATTGAGCAAAGCATTGAGCAGGAAGAAGTGCAGAATCGGTCCTCGGCTGACCTGCGGATCCGGAAAACGCAG CACTCGACTCTCTCCCGCAAGTTCGTGGAAGTGATGACGGAATACAACACAACCCAGTCCAAATATCGAGATCGCTGCAAGGACCGCATCCAGAGGCAACTGGAGATAA CTGGCAGGACAACGACCAACGAGGAACTAGAAGACATGCTGGAGAGTGGGAAGTTGGCGATCTTCACCGATGAT ATCAAAATGGACTCCCAGATGACGAAGCAGGCCCTTAACGAGATAGAAACCCGGCACAATGAGATTATCAAACTGGAAACCAGCATCCGGGAGCTGCATGACATGTTTGTGGACATGGCCATGTTGGTGGAGAGCCAG ggtGAGATGATCGACCGCATTGAATACAATGTGGAGCACTCTGTGGATTACGTGGAACGAGCTGTGTCCGACACCAAGAAAGCTGTAAAATACCAGAGCAAGGCTCGGAGG AAGAAAATTATGATTATAATTTGTTGCGTGGTCCTCGGTATAGTACTGGCCTCCTCCATCGGGGGCACGCTTGGGTtgtaa